One Diabrotica virgifera virgifera chromosome 3, PGI_DIABVI_V3a genomic window carries:
- the LOC114336384 gene encoding 3-oxoacyl-[acyl-carrier-protein] synthase, mitochondrial has translation MQRRVVVTGLGVVSPVGTGVKEAWKNIISGKSGITRLEGPEYESLPCKIGGYAKDKGEKISLSNYFSKSELRTMAPATGFALISAKEALEDAKLDQMDENTKNTAGVAVGMGMVDLQDICSTYDALKKGYHHVSPYFVPRILPNMAAGQISIKYGLRGPNHSVSTACATGAHAIGDSFRFIRNGDADIMICGGTESCISPLSIAGFSRLRALSTSFNDQPEKASRPFDKLREGFVMGEGSAVLILEELQHALDRNAHIYAELLGYGLSGDASHLTAPRSDGAGARSAMERALKDSRIDSKQVTYINAHATSTPIGDSIETRAIKDLFGPSTNNISVSSTKGAHGHLLGAAGNLEALFTIKAIEEGVLPPTVNLENIEDNEINFVPIISQKWKKCDRRIALKNAFGFGGTNASLCFGQFIR, from the exons ATGCAGCGAAGAGTAGTTGTAACTGGTCTTGGAGTAGTGTCCCCTGTTGGTACCGGCGTCAAAGAAGCGTGGAAAAATATTATTTCAGGAAAATCAGGAATAACAAGGTTAGAAGGTCCTGAATATGAATCTTTACCATGTAAAATTGGGGGCTACGCCAAAGACAAGGGGGAGAAAATAAGTTTATCAAATTATTTTAGTAAATCAGAATTAAGAACAATGGCTCCTGCAACCGGATTTGCACTTATATCTGCCAAAGAGGCTTTGGAAGATGCAAAATTAGACCAAATGGATGAGAATACTAAAAACACAGCTGGAGTAGCTGTCGGAATGGGTATGGTAGATCTACAAGATATTTGTAGTACTTATGATGCTTTAAAAAAAGGCTACCATCATGTGAGCCCTTATTTTGTACCCCGAATACTTCCCAATATGGCAGCTGGACAAATAAGCATCAAGTATGGTTTAAGAGGACCTAATCATTCAGTATCCACAGCATGTGCAACTGGTGCACATGCCATTGGAGACTCATTTAGATTTATAAGAAATGGAGATGCTGATATTATGATTTGTGGAGGCACCGAATCTTGTATATCTCCTCTGTCAATAGCTGGATTTTCTAGGCTAAGGGCTTTAAGTACTTCTTTTAATGATCAACCCGAAAAAGCTTCTAGGCCTTTTGACAAATTACGAGAAGGATTTGTTATGGGAGAGGGAAGTGCAGTTTTAATACTAGAAGAATTGCAACATGCTTTAGACAGGAATGCTCACATTTATGCGGAACTTTTAG GTTATGGTTTATCTGGAGATGCATCCCATTTGACAGCTCCCAGATCTGATGGTGCTGGAGCCCGTTCAGCTATGGAGAGAGCATTAAAAGACTCTAGGATAGATTCTAAGCAAGTTACATATATAAATGCACACGCCACATCAACTCCAATTGGAGATTCAATAGAAACTAGAGCTATCAAGGATCTATTTGGTCCATCCACTAATAATATTTCTGTTTCTTCAACAAAGGGAGCACATGGGCATTTATTAGGGGCTGCTGGTAATTTAGAAGCTCTTTTTACTATAAAAGCTATAGAAGAAGGGGTTTTGCCTCCTACAGTAAATTTGGAAAATATAGAAGAC